In Salmo salar chromosome ssa03, Ssal_v3.1, whole genome shotgun sequence, a single genomic region encodes these proteins:
- the LOC106601014 gene encoding cytosolic 5'-nucleotidase 3: MIPELSSPSVCMRDPQRVEEIIKTMQKAGPSTIQVISDFDMTLTRFAYNGKRCPTSHNILDNSKLISEECKAQLKDLLNTYYPIEIDSKRTAEEKLPLMVEWWTKAHTLLVQQRIRKDLLQDVVKESDAMLREGYQLFFDHLQEHSIPLLIFSAGLGDVLEEVIRQAGVFHPNVKVFSNYMDFDETGVLKAFKGELIHIYNKKEGALLNTGHFQELKSRHNVLLLGDSLGDLTMADGVHSMENILKIGFLNDKVEERKTSYLNAYDIVLVKDETMEVPNALLLHLTSTK; encoded by the exons ATG ATCCCAGAGCTGTCCAGTCCCTCAGTGTGTATGAGGGACCCTCAGAGGGTGGAGGAGATCATCAAGACCATGCAGAAGGCTGGCCCCAGCACTATTCAG GTGATTTCTGACTTTGACATGACCCTCACACGGTTTGCCTACAATGGGAAGCGGTGCCCTACCAGTCACA ATATCCTGGACAACAGCAAGCTCATCAGTGAGGAGTGCAAAGCTCAG CTGAAGGACCTGCTCAACACATATTACCCCATAGAGATCGATTCCAAACGGACAGCGGAGGAGAAGCTGCCCCTCATGGTGGAGTG GTGGACTAAAGCCCATACTCTTCTGGTGCAGCAGCGCATCAGGAAAGACCTGCTGCAGGATGTGGTGAAGGAGTCCGATGCTATGCTCAG GGAGGGCTACCAGCTGTTCTTTGACCACCTGCAGGAGCACAGCATCCCTCTGCTCATCTTCTCTGCTGGGCTAGGAGACGTGCTGGAGGAGGTGATCCGCCAGGCCGGGGTCTTTCACCCCAACGTCAAGGTCTTCTCCAACTACATGGACTTTGATGAGACT GGAGTGCTGAAGGCGTTCAAAGGGGAGCTGATCCACATCTATAACAAGAAGGAGGGAGCTCTGCTGAACACGGGCCACTTCCAGGAGCTCAAGTCACGCCACAACGTCCTGCTGTTGGGAGACTCTCTGGGGGACCTGACCATGGCTGATGGGGTGCACAGCATGGAGAACATCCTCAAGATCGGCTTCCTCAACGACAAG gtggaggagaggaagacgtCCTACCTGAATGCTTATGACATCGTGCTGGTGAAGGATGAGACCATGGAAGTGCCGAACGCCCTGCTGCTCCACCTCACCAGCACCAAGTGA
- the LOC106601013 gene encoding kelch-like protein 10, producing the protein MNDQEETATSTKFQRCIMERKMSAMTCTIFNELRLEGKLCDVVIKVNGIEFNAHKNILCGCSSYFRALFTSGWNNIEKRVYSIPGVNPDMMRLIIEYAYTRSVPVTAENVEPLLAAADQFCILGIVRACCDYLEAHLCLQNCIGICKFADFYSCPDLRRRAYLFILHHFEMVCFSEEFMELSLAQLCDIIKKDDLNVKQEDVVFEAVLRWINHSPQDRKAHVSVLLPKVRMALMTADYFMNNVKNNTLVKDNDDCKPIIIISALKAMYDLNMNGPSNTDFRNPLTRPRLPYAILLAIGGWSGGSPTNGIEAYDARADRWVNVTREEESPRAYHGAAYLNGFVYCVGGFDSVDYFNSVRKFNPVTRTWHQVAPMHSRRCYVSVAVLDGCIYAMGGFDGYVRLNTAESYEPETNQWTLIAPMHEQRSDASATTLHGKVYICGGFNGNECLFTAESYSPQTNQWTLTTPMRSRRSGVGVIAYAEQVYAVGGFDGANRLRSAEAYNPLTNTWRTVPTMFNPRSNFGIEVVDDLLFVVGGFNGFTTTFNVECYDEKTEEWYDAHNMGIFRSALSCCVVHGLPNVAQYAAPRDSLQAPREELKLSASNSILSV; encoded by the exons ATGAATGATCAGGAAGAGACAGCCACCTCAACCAAATTTCAAAGATGCATCATGGAGAGGAAAATGAGTGCTATGACCTGTACAATCTTTAACGAGTTACGTCTGGAGGGAAAACTCTGTGATGTGGTCATCAAAGTCAACGGCATCGAGTTCAATGCCCACAAGAACATTCTTTGTGGATGCAGCTCATACTTCCG TGCTCTCTTCACAAGCGGCTGGAACAACATTGAGAAGCGGGTCTACAGCATTCCTGGTGTGAACCCAGACATGATGCGCCTGATCATCGAGTATGCCTACACACGTTCCGTGCCTGTGACTGCAGAGAATGTAGAACCTCTCCTGGCGGCTGCAGACCAGTTCTGCATCCTGGGGATCGTGAGAGCCTGCTGCGACTATCTGGAGGCCCACCTCTGTCTGCAGAACTGCATCGGCATCTGCAAGTTTGCGGACTTCTACTCCTGCCCTGATCTGCGCCGCCGGGCCTACCTCTTCATCCTGCACCACTTTGAGATGGTGTGTTTCTCAGAGGAGTTCATggagctctctctggcacagctCTGTGACATCATCAAGAAGGACGACCTGAATGTGAAgcaggaggatgttgtgtttgaGGCGGTCCTACGCTGGATAAACCACTCGCCTCAGGACCGCAAGGCCCACGTCTCTGTGCTGCTGCCCAAG gtCCGCATGGCCTTGATGACAGCCGACTACTTCATGAACAACGTGAAGAACAATACCCTGGTGAAGGACAATGACGACTGCAAGCCTATTATCATCATCAGTGCCCTGAAGGCCATGTACGACCTGAACATGAACGGGCCCTCCAACACTGACTTCCGCAACCCTCTGACCCGCCCACGCCTGCCTTATGCCATCCTATTGGCCATCGGTGGCTGGAGTGGTGGCAGCCCCACCAATGGCATTGAGGCGTATGATGCGCGGGCTGACCGGTGGGTGAATGTGACCCGGGAGGAGGAGAGCCCTCGAGCCTACCATGGAGCTGCTTACCTCAATGGCTTTGTCTACTGTGTGGGTGGCTTTGACAGCGTTGACTACTTTAACAGTGTACGCAAGTTCAACCCCGTCACACGGACCTGGCACCAGGTGGCCCCCATGCACTCGCGGCGCTGCTACGTCAGTGTGGCGGTGCTGGATGGCTGTATCTATGCCATGGGTGGCTTTGATGGCTACGTACGACTGAACACCGCTGAGTCTTATGAGCCTGAGACTAACCAGTGGACCCTGATTGCCCCCATGCATGAGCAGAGGAGTGATGCCAGTGCTACCACACTACATGGCAAG GTGTACATCTGCGGTGGCTTCAATGGGAATGAGTGCTTGTTCACAGCAGAGAGCTACAGCCCCCAGACCAACCAGTGGACTCTGACCACCCCCATGAGAAGCAGGCGCAGTGGTGTGGGGGTCATCGCCTATGCGGAGCAGGTCTATGCG GTGGGCGGCTTCGATGGGGCTAACCGCCTGCGTAGCGCTGAGGCCTACAACCCGCTGACCAACACATGGCGCACGGTGCCCACCATGTTCAACCCGCGCAGCAACTTTGGCATCGAGGTGGTGGACGACCTCCTGTTCGTGGTGGGGGGCTTCAACGGCTTCACCACTACCTTCAACGTGGAGTGCTATGACGAGAAAACAGAGGAGTGGTACGACGCCCACAACATGGGCATCTTCCGCAGTGCCCTCAGCTGCTGTGTGGTGCACGGGCTGCCCAACGTGGCCCAGTACGCTGCCCCCCGGGACTCCCTCCAGGCCCCCCGGGAAGAGCTGAAGCTCTCCGCTTCCAACAGCATCCTGTCTGTGTGA